From the genome of Candidatus Obscuribacterales bacterium:
TGTTGACCCGAAAATTTTAACCCGCTTAATGAAGGCAGGCAAGGCAAAGCGGGCGTCATGATAAGATTCTTGTTCTATGAATAAGACAGAAGACATTGCCAAGCAAGCAATTCCTCAGGACATCCTTGAGGAAGCAGCTGAACTCGCCCGTGGCGCGGAGATTTTGCCGGATGGGGTAAATGCCCTGGCAGCCAAAATTTGGCAGGCTCGCAAAGAAGGTAGACCGCTTCGTGTGAAGTTAGGAATCGACCCAACATCAACGGATTTGCATGTGGGACATGCTGTTTGTTTTCGTAAGTTAAGTCGTTTTCAAAAATTCGGTCATCAGATTGTTGTGATTATTGGCGGATTTACCGCACAAATTGGCGATCCGACTGGACGCAATTCAACGCGCCCGCCTTTGACTGCAGATGACGTAGCCGTCAATGCTAAGACTTATCTAGATCAGATGGGTTCAATCATCGATCTTAATAAGGCAGAAGTCACAAACAATGGCGACTGGTTGGCTCCCCTAAATTTGAATGACCTCATCAAGTTAGCGAGCAAAGTAACTGTCAATCAAATGTTGGCAAAAGAAGCATTCGGCAGTCGTATTGAACAACAATTGCCGGTGCATTTGCACGAATTGTTTTATCCAATATTGCAAGGCTATGATTCTGTCGCAATTAAATCCGACATTGAATTAGGTGGTACTGATCAACGATTCAATATTCTTGCCGGACGTGAACTACAAGGACATTATGGACAATCACAGCAGCTAGCGATGTTGCTTCCATTATTGGAAGGCACTGACGGCGTGCAGAAAATGTCCAAGTCGTACAACAATTACATCGGGCTCAAAGAAATTCCTGATGATATGTTCGGCAAATGCATGCGCATACCGGACAATTTGATCATCAAATACTTTGAGATGACTACCGATTGGACTGGTGCTGAAATAGATAAGCTCAAGGCAGAATTGGCTGCCGGAGCCAATCCTAAGGATGCCAAAGAAAAGTTGGCTTGGCAAATAGTCTGCCAGTACCACAACAAGGATATTGCAGACAAGGCGCTTTTGGAATGGACTCGCGTGCACAGTGAAAGGCAAGTGCCTGAAGAAATACCTTCGCATGTTGTCACCGCTGATTGCCAGCTATTTCGAATTATGGTTGAATCCAAATTGACCTCCGGTACCGGTGAAGCGAAGCGCCTAATACAAGAAGGTGCGGTGCGCCTTGATGGCGAGCA
Proteins encoded in this window:
- the tyrS gene encoding tyrosine--tRNA ligase, with protein sequence MNKTEDIAKQAIPQDILEEAAELARGAEILPDGVNALAAKIWQARKEGRPLRVKLGIDPTSTDLHVGHAVCFRKLSRFQKFGHQIVVIIGGFTAQIGDPTGRNSTRPPLTADDVAVNAKTYLDQMGSIIDLNKAEVTNNGDWLAPLNLNDLIKLASKVTVNQMLAKEAFGSRIEQQLPVHLHELFYPILQGYDSVAIKSDIELGGTDQRFNILAGRELQGHYGQSQQLAMLLPLLEGTDGVQKMSKSYNNYIGLKEIPDDMFGKCMRIPDNLIIKYFEMTTDWTGAEIDKLKAELAAGANPKDAKEKLAWQIVCQYHNKDIADKALLEWTRVHSERQVPEEIPSHVVTADCQLFRIMVESKLTSGTGEAKRLIQEGAVRLDGEQVREPNAQVTISKPEGVVLQVGRRKFVRLVNK